The nucleotide window GAGCTTGGAGTCTCCCGGCAAACTCTTTACTCTTCCCTTGAGCGATAGTGTGTTGAAAATATAGCGGTGACTTAGTCTTCAAATAGTGAGAGCAGCCACTCTACATCGTTGTCAGAGTATTCAAAATCAAAATCGTCAAGCTTCTGGCAGGCAGAAAGAACTTCTTTGATTTTCGATACCAGATTATTTGCTCCCGAGGTGCTATACTTCACCCCTCCATTTGCACTGATATTAGCTGAATTTTCGTCACCGAATGTTGTTACGCTAATCAATGGACCATTATCGAATTTCATAGTCTTTGTTGCATTTTTACTTAAAGCTGTTTCGGCCATGGATATTAAATAATTCATTTTTTCCTCACTTATTATATGTTTGCTTATGATTATATTAAAATAAATTAAATTGCTAGTGTGTTGGGAATGGTGTTGGGAAAGAAGAAAGCTCTTACTGCATTTCTGCTGTAAGAGCTTGAATTTTTTGGCGCGCCCGAGAGGAATCGAACCCCTGACCAAGAGCTTAGAAGGCTCCTGCTCTATCCAACTGAGCTACGGGCGCGTAGGTGGTTACGCCAATTGGCGTCCAACGCTGTGGCGCACCACTATAGAGATAGCGCTATCTCTCGTCAATCTTTAAGTCTTCGTCAGCCATGCCTGGCTACCAGGGTCTGTTTGCCAGCCAGTATTCTTTTGCGGTTGAGCAAGCTTTAAGTTCTTTCCGGGTACACTGCATTTGACAACGTTGCACGTTCCCTAAGCAATGTTTTCTTCAAAAACAAGCGGCTCGTCGGCCAGTGTTGCAACCATGACGGCCTTGATGGTGTGCAGGCGGTTTTCCGCTTCTTCAAAGGCCATATTGCGCGGCGATTCAAAGACGTCGTCGTTCACTTCCATGCAGTCAATGCCGAAGCGCTGGAAGATTTCTTCGCCCATCGCCGTGCTGCGGTTGTGAAAGCTTGGCAGGCAATGCAAAAATTTGCAGTCGTCATTGCCTGTCTGGCGCATGGTTTCTTCTGTGATGCGATAAGGGGTGAGCAGTTCTATGCGCTCTTTCCAAACGTCATCGGGCTCACCCATTGAAACCCATACGTCAGTAGACAAAAAGTCACAGCCGCGAACGCCGTCTTCCACGCTTTCGGTGCGGCTGATGCGCGCTCCTGTTTTGCTGGCGATCTGGCAGGCCACTTCATACACCTCATCAGAGGTCCACAGCGCCTTGGGAGCGACAGAGCGAAAATCCAGACCAAGCAGGGCAGAACCGACCATAAGCGAGTTGCCCATATTGTAGCGGGCATCGCCAAGGTAGGCCATCGTTTGACGATTCAGCGGCTTGGGGCAGCATTCGCGCATGGTCAGCATGTCGGCCAAAAGCTGTGTGGGGTGCCATTCGTTGGTCAGGCCATTCCACACAGGCACAGAGGAGTGCTCAGCCAGAGCTTCAACCCGTTCCTGACCGAAACCCCGGTACTCAATGCCGTCATAAAAGCGGGAAAGCACGCGGGCGGTGTCGGCCAGCGATTCTTTTTTGCCCATCTGAGACCCTGAGGGGCCAAGATAGGTTATATTTGCGCCCTGGTCGTAAGCGGCCACTTCAAAGGAACAGCGGGTTCTGGTGGAATCCTTTTCAAACAGAATGACAATATTTCTGTCCCGCAAAAATTTCGGTTCGCGGCGCACTTTTTTGGCCTGCTTGAGGTTGGCCGCCAAGTCCAGCAAATAGGTGAGATCTTCCGGCGTGAAGTCGGTTTCCTTCAGAAAGTCTCTGTGTTGCAGTCTGTTCATGCGCTGTTCCGCCTTTAGATGAAGTGAGGGCTGGTCGGCCAAAGAAATACCTGGCTGACCAATCCGTGCCGGTTGGTCCGTCGCTGATGACGGCGCACGCCATTTCAGGCGCGCGAACCGTTACAAATGTAGAAGCATGGCAATTTCGTCACAGCAGTAGAATTTTGGGCACTTGCTGCATTCAACCCATACGCTTGCAGGCATGTCATCTCTGTCAAATTCAGTGAAACCGCATTTGGCAAAAAAGTCTGGCACAAGAGTAAAGACAAAAACCCTTGGCAACGCGAGGCTGCGGCAGCGCTCAACAAGCATCGATACAAGCCGTCTGCCGAACCCCTGTCCCTGACAGGACGGGTGAACAGCCACAGAGCGGATTTCGCCAAGGTCTGCCCACAGAACGTGAACGGCTCCACAGGCCACGATGACGTCTTGACCGCCATCCACAGCAGGAGCCGTGGCAACCATGTAGTCCTGTATGTGCTGATACAGGTACTGGGGGCCACGAGCCAGCATGACATTGGACGAAGCATACTGGTTGATAAGCGCCGACATGCCGTGCACATCCGCCACAGTAGCGGAGCGGATGACCAGTTGTGAAAGGTCGCTTATGCAGACATCAGGAACAATGGGTCTATCATCAGCGCCAGAGCGCGGAATGGCGATGGGCATTTCTTTTGCCTCTGTTG belongs to Desulfovibrio intestinalis and includes:
- the argF gene encoding ornithine carbamoyltransferase, coding for MNRLQHRDFLKETDFTPEDLTYLLDLAANLKQAKKVRREPKFLRDRNIVILFEKDSTRTRCSFEVAAYDQGANITYLGPSGSQMGKKESLADTARVLSRFYDGIEYRGFGQERVEALAEHSSVPVWNGLTNEWHPTQLLADMLTMRECCPKPLNRQTMAYLGDARYNMGNSLMVGSALLGLDFRSVAPKALWTSDEVYEVACQIASKTGARISRTESVEDGVRGCDFLSTDVWVSMGEPDDVWKERIELLTPYRITEETMRQTGNDDCKFLHCLPSFHNRSTAMGEEIFQRFGIDCMEVNDDVFESPRNMAFEEAENRLHTIKAVMVATLADEPLVFEENIA
- a CDS encoding N-acetyltransferase is translated as MPIAIPRSGADDRPIVPDVCISDLSQLVIRSATVADVHGMSALINQYASSNVMLARGPQYLYQHIQDYMVATAPAVDGGQDVIVACGAVHVLWADLGEIRSVAVHPSCQGQGFGRRLVSMLVERCRSLALPRVFVFTLVPDFFAKCGFTEFDRDDMPASVWVECSKCPKFYCCDEIAMLLHL